The genomic interval GGTGTGACCGTGGCCGGTATCGTCCTGATGAAACGCGTCCTCGCCCCGAACCCACCGGTAGCGCCAGAGTCCGAGACCGTCGTCGAGAGCGTACCGGACGACGACTCGGCCCGGTCCGAGCGAGGGGCTGTCTAGGGGCGCGGTGTCTAAGGCGTTTAACCACACACCGAGGGCACGGGAACGTATTATGAGACTAGTCCGCGAGTTTATATGCTCGTAGCGGCCGGATTCGGGTATGTCCACGACGCTCCAGCGCCCACGTGACCCGACCGACGACACGGACGCCGACTCGCTCGCCACCGACGCGACCGACTGCCCGGACTGCGGTGAGTCGGTCGTCGACGGCCAGGGCCTCGTCGCCTGCACCGACTGCCACTGGACCGGCATCTACGCGTAAGACGACCGCACCTCACGTCTCCGCGGCCGTCACCCACGACCACCCGCCAGTCTCCTCGATTCCGGTCGTCGTCGAAGCCTGAGCATCGCTAGCGTCCCGACCACCGGACCGACGGCGAGCGGTGCGAACGCCCACCGCCAGCCGACGGCCTCGGCGACGAGCGGTGTCAGCTGGATGGAGACGGTCGTGACGAGGAAGCCCACTGCGGTCTGGAGCGTCAGCGCCGTCCCGACGTACTGGGGCTCGGCCAGTTCGGTGAGCGCCGTCGAGAACTGCGCGGAGTCGGCGACGATGGTCCCGCCCCAGACGACGAGGAACGCGACGAGTGCGACGAGCGGCGCGTCGAACAGCGCTCCCGCGGCGAGACAGGCCGTCCCCGAGACGACCATACTCGCGCTCGTCACCGTGGTTCGGCCTACGTCGTCCGCGACGACGCCGGCCACGACCGCACCGAGCGCCCCCACGCCGATGGTGAGGAAGGCGAGGCCGGAGGCGAGTCGCGCGTTCCCGACGGACCCACTCGCAGCGAGGTACGCGGGAATCCACGTCCAGACGGCGTACAGCTCCCACATGTGCCCGAAGTAGCCGAGGTTCGCCAGCACCGCGGGCCGGTTGCCGAGCAGTCTGCGGACCGCTCGCGGGTCGAACGGTGCCGTCGGAGCCTGGTAGGGCCCCTGTTCGACCTGGAGCGCGAGCAGTCCGCCGACGACCGCGAGCAGCGCGGCACCGAGCAGGACGGCCCGCGGGCGGCCGACGCCACCGACCGCGCGGAGGAGGTGCGGGAGCGCCGACCCGACGGTGAGCGCGCCGACGAGCGTCCCGATGGCGAACCCGCGGCGGTCCCGGAACCAGCCAGCGACGAGTTTCATCCCCGGTGGGTAGACGCCTGCGAGGGCGACGCCCGTCAGGAACCGCAGGGCGATGGCCGGGAGCGCCGCGTCGACGAACAGCGCGATGGCGACGGTGGTGGCCGCGCCGAGCCAGGCCGAGACGGCGACGAGCACGCGCGGTCTGAACGTGTCGGACAGCGTGAGGAGGGCGCTGAGGAGGGCACCGACGACGAATCCGACCTGCACGGCGCTGGTGAGCCACGCTCGCTCGACCGCCGAGAGGTCCCACTCCGCGGCGAGGTCGGGTGCGACGGCGGTCGCGCTGAACCACAGCGCCATGACGAACAGTTCGGCGGTCGCCAGCAACCCGAGCGCCCGCCACTTCCGGTCGAGAGCCACGGCTACCGTTGGACGGACGAGGAGAAAAGGCGAGTGCGGGGCGGAGCGGACCCGGTCGTGGCGGTGGCGACCTACTCCCAGAGAATCTCGGTGCCGCCCTCGTGGCCGTGTATCTCCTGCACTTCGCGGATGTTGTCGTAGATGTTGAGGCTGCCGACGTCGGTGGTCCACGCGACGACGCACTTCCCGTTGGGCGGCGGGAACTGGACGCCGTAGGCGACGACGCCGGTGCCG from Halomarina salina carries:
- a CDS encoding MFS transporter encodes the protein MALDRKWRALGLLATAELFVMALWFSATAVAPDLAAEWDLSAVERAWLTSAVQVGFVVGALLSALLTLSDTFRPRVLVAVSAWLGAATTVAIALFVDAALPAIALRFLTGVALAGVYPPGMKLVAGWFRDRRGFAIGTLVGALTVGSALPHLLRAVGGVGRPRAVLLGAALLAVVGGLLALQVEQGPYQAPTAPFDPRAVRRLLGNRPAVLANLGYFGHMWELYAVWTWIPAYLAASGSVGNARLASGLAFLTIGVGALGAVVAGVVADDVGRTTVTSASMVVSGTACLAAGALFDAPLVALVAFLVVWGGTIVADSAQFSTALTELAEPQYVGTALTLQTAVGFLVTTVSIQLTPLVAEAVGWRWAFAPLAVGPVVGTLAMLRLRRRPESRRLAGGRG